A stretch of the Pedobacter sp. MC2016-14 genome encodes the following:
- a CDS encoding FtsW/RodA/SpoVE family cell cycle protein — MVAINRILEKTKGDRWIWLIIILLSMISILAVYSATGTYAYKTGKTVEKILLTKHLIFVILGIGMIYIAHLLDYKYYAGISKILMIITIPLLFYTLAFGETLNDASRWVKIPIIGLTFQTSDLAKLSLITFLARMLTKKQENIKDVKKAFIPIMGSVCVVFILIALANLSTALMLFGVSVLLLIIGRISIKQIAMVCAGGLVLLMFVIFLGPRRETYKSRINSFLHPELQHSDKTYQADQSKIALATGGFFGKGPGNSTQRNFLPHPYSDFIFAIIVEEYGMLGALVIVVLYLVLLYRCVRIVTQSPKAFGALLAAGLSFSLTIQAFANMAVAVGLGPVTGVPLPLVSMGGTSMIFTSIAFGIILSVSRDVEENGKKVLDDSGNKKVIVGELPVLA, encoded by the coding sequence ATGGTAGCAATAAACAGAATTCTTGAAAAAACAAAAGGCGACAGGTGGATCTGGTTGATCATCATCCTGCTGTCTATGATCTCCATTCTTGCTGTTTACAGTGCTACGGGTACATACGCTTATAAAACCGGAAAAACAGTTGAGAAGATATTGTTAACCAAACACTTGATTTTTGTGATTCTTGGAATTGGCATGATTTACATTGCGCATTTGCTGGATTACAAATATTATGCGGGGATTTCTAAGATTTTAATGATCATTACCATCCCCTTGCTGTTCTATACACTGGCTTTTGGGGAAACTTTAAATGATGCTTCCCGTTGGGTTAAAATTCCTATCATCGGACTTACTTTTCAAACCTCAGATTTGGCAAAGCTATCACTGATTACCTTTTTGGCGAGGATGCTAACCAAAAAGCAGGAGAATATTAAAGATGTTAAAAAAGCATTTATCCCTATCATGGGTTCGGTTTGTGTGGTTTTTATTTTAATTGCGCTGGCCAATTTGTCTACGGCATTGATGTTGTTTGGAGTGAGCGTGTTGTTGTTGATTATTGGAAGGATCAGTATCAAACAGATTGCAATGGTTTGCGCCGGGGGACTGGTTCTATTGATGTTTGTTATCTTTTTAGGCCCCAGACGTGAAACTTATAAATCCAGGATCAACTCTTTTTTACATCCGGAGTTGCAGCATTCTGATAAAACTTATCAGGCTGATCAAAGCAAAATCGCGTTGGCTACTGGTGGATTCTTTGGAAAGGGCCCTGGTAACAGTACACAAAGGAACTTTTTGCCCCATCCATATTCGGATTTCATCTTTGCTATTATTGTAGAAGAGTACGGTATGTTAGGCGCCCTGGTTATTGTAGTATTGTACCTGGTATTGCTGTATCGATGTGTCAGGATTGTAACCCAAAGTCCAAAAGCCTTTGGGGCCCTGCTGGCTGCGGGACTGAGTTTTAGTTTAACCATCCAGGCATTTGCCAATATGGCTGTTGCTGTAGGTTTAGGACCTGTAACTGGTGTTCCTTTGCCGCTGGTAAGTATGGGAGGAACCTCTATGATTTTTACCAGTATAGCTTTCGGGATTATTTTGAGTGTGAGCAGGGACGTTGAAGAAAATGGTAAAAAGGTACTGGATGACAGTGGCAATAAAAAAGTAATTGTAGGGGAATTGCCCGTATTGGCATAA
- the murG gene encoding undecaprenyldiphospho-muramoylpentapeptide beta-N-acetylglucosaminyltransferase, translating into MSVRPTRIIISGGGTGGHIFPAVAIANALKRIEPDCEILFVGAKGRMEMEKVPAAGYKIVGLNIAGMQRGSILKNLSLPFKLIGSVAKAVGIINTFKPDVVVGVGGYASGPILYAASLKGIPYLIQEQNSYAGITNKWLGKKAAKVCVAFDGMEEFFPSENILKTGNPVRKEVVDVVNKHFAGAELLKLDPLKRTILITGGSLGAGTLNKSIEKHLQEIIDQDVQIVWQTGKFYYTGIMERLAPGLHPNVRILEFLNRMDLAYAAADLIISRAGAGTIAELCLIKKPVILVPSPNVAEDHQTKNAFALVNNNAALMITDRSAEDTLVAEALRLLNDKERCEVFAENIAKMALPEADEVIANEVLILAGKEIR; encoded by the coding sequence ATGAGCGTGAGACCAACAAGAATTATCATATCAGGAGGCGGGACCGGTGGACACATATTTCCAGCAGTTGCGATAGCTAATGCATTAAAACGCATAGAACCGGATTGTGAGATCTTGTTTGTGGGCGCTAAAGGCAGAATGGAAATGGAAAAAGTTCCGGCGGCGGGTTATAAAATTGTTGGACTTAACATTGCTGGTATGCAGCGTGGTTCTATTTTAAAAAACTTATCATTGCCATTTAAACTGATTGGTAGTGTGGCAAAAGCGGTGGGTATTATTAATACTTTTAAGCCAGATGTGGTAGTTGGTGTTGGGGGCTATGCTTCCGGACCGATTTTGTATGCTGCTTCTTTAAAAGGTATTCCTTACCTGATTCAGGAACAGAATTCTTATGCCGGTATCACCAATAAATGGCTTGGTAAAAAGGCGGCTAAGGTGTGTGTGGCATTTGATGGCATGGAAGAGTTTTTTCCATCAGAAAATATTCTTAAAACTGGAAATCCGGTGCGTAAGGAGGTGGTAGACGTGGTAAATAAGCATTTTGCCGGGGCCGAATTACTGAAGCTTGATCCTTTAAAGCGGACGATATTGATTACCGGCGGAAGTCTTGGTGCCGGCACTTTAAATAAAAGCATTGAAAAACATTTGCAGGAGATCATCGATCAGGATGTGCAAATTGTATGGCAAACCGGTAAGTTTTATTATACCGGGATCATGGAACGATTGGCTCCTGGATTGCACCCAAATGTGCGCATCCTTGAGTTTTTAAACAGGATGGATTTGGCGTATGCAGCGGCTGATTTGATTATATCAAGGGCAGGTGCGGGAACAATTGCAGAATTGTGCCTGATTAAGAAACCAGTGATCCTGGTGCCTTCACCTAATGTTGCTGAAGACCATCAAACTAAAAATGCTTTTGCGTTGGTGAATAACAATGCAGCACTAATGATCACAGATCGTTCTGCAGAAGATACCCTTGTTGCAGAGGCCTTGAGGTTACTGAATGATAAAGAACGCTGTGAGGTTTTTGCAGAAAATATTGCGAAAATGGCGTTGCCCGAGGCAGATGAGGTAATTGCAAACGAAGTGTTAATTTTAGCTGGAAAGGAGATTAGATAA
- a CDS encoding cell division protein FtsQ — protein MIKKINWRLIFKVFAWIICLSGLVVLMGFVEAKKHTIKCTNVKILIPGADNFIEREEIDAILKQNQGQLIGRYLEGINLNGIEQDMIANPYIELAKVYADMDGVIHIQIKQRQPVLRVINAGNQDYYIDKNGLKMPVSPNFTANVLVANGNIPEHFSGRVDTLKTQMAADLYKTALFIKKDTLWDAQIEQLFVNTDNDIELIPRVGNQRIILGNADSLEVKMNNLMLFYKKAMPKVGWDTYKNINIKYTNQVVCEKRDTLLVAVRKPLVVRDTVKAIKVVADSLIKDAIVKDIAHNLPVKEKVTPKKIVPQKVTPEKEKPKKITDKKVTDKKEIKKIPGKTK, from the coding sequence ATGATTAAAAAGATCAACTGGAGATTGATTTTTAAAGTATTTGCCTGGATAATTTGTCTGAGCGGATTGGTGGTACTTATGGGTTTTGTGGAGGCTAAAAAGCATACCATTAAATGTACCAATGTAAAAATCTTAATTCCAGGGGCTGATAATTTTATTGAAAGGGAAGAAATTGATGCCATTTTGAAACAAAATCAGGGGCAATTGATTGGTAGGTACCTTGAAGGAATTAACCTAAATGGTATTGAGCAGGACATGATTGCCAATCCTTATATAGAATTGGCTAAGGTGTATGCGGATATGGATGGCGTAATTCACATCCAGATCAAACAGCGCCAACCTGTACTTAGGGTGATCAATGCGGGGAACCAGGATTACTATATTGATAAAAACGGTTTAAAGATGCCGGTAAGTCCAAACTTTACGGCAAATGTTTTGGTAGCAAATGGTAATATACCAGAACATTTTAGTGGTAGGGTGGATACCTTAAAAACACAAATGGCAGCAGATCTATATAAAACTGCTCTTTTTATAAAAAAAGATACACTTTGGGACGCACAAATTGAGCAGTTATTTGTTAATACAGATAATGATATCGAATTGATCCCACGTGTAGGCAACCAACGCATTATTTTGGGGAATGCAGATTCTCTGGAAGTAAAGATGAATAACCTAATGTTGTTTTATAAAAAAGCCATGCCTAAGGTTGGCTGGGATACCTATAAAAATATTAATATCAAATACACCAATCAGGTGGTATGCGAAAAACGCGATACCCTGCTGGTTGCGGTACGTAAACCTTTAGTTGTAAGAGATACTGTTAAAGCGATAAAGGTGGTAGCAGACTCTTTAATAAAGGATGCGATTGTAAAAGACATTGCGCACAACCTGCCAGTAAAAGAAAAAGTAACCCCAAAGAAGATTGTTCCTCAAAAAGTAACACCTGAAAAGGAAAAACCAAAGAAGATCACCGACAAAAAGGTTACTGATAAAAAAGAAATTAAAAAGATACCAGGAAAAACAAAATAA
- the murC gene encoding UDP-N-acetylmuramate--L-alanine ligase, producing the protein MELDAINRIYFVGIGGIGMSAIARYFAKRGCVVCGYDKTRTNLTIALEQEGILISYLDDESSLPVCFLENHEDTLIVYTPAVPKNSLILNYFKDNGFSLKKRSEVLGIISKGQFCIAVAGTHGKTTTSSMIAHILTHSGYGCTAFLGGITTNYNSNFLIGENNVVVVEADEFDRSFLTLHPDLSVITSMDADHLDIYGDAAHLHESFHLFAGQLKEGGTLFVKAGLPISNGVTYSLWENSDAYGSNIRVVDHSFVFDYHCELEEIKDLHLLLPGKHNVENAVAAISIALKLGIDTTKIKDAVASFTGVKRRFEYIVNTPGHIYIDDYAHHPEELRACFDAVRQLYPDKKLTVIFQPHLFTRTRDFADGFAEVLSSVDELILLEIYPAREIPIEGVNSALLLDKMTLGNKQILTKGAALEKIKTERPELLVTVGAGDIDTLIPQLKATLSHD; encoded by the coding sequence ATGGAATTAGATGCAATAAACAGGATATATTTTGTAGGAATAGGTGGTATTGGTATGAGTGCTATAGCGCGCTATTTTGCCAAGCGCGGATGTGTGGTTTGTGGTTATGATAAAACCCGGACCAATTTAACCATTGCGCTGGAGCAGGAAGGCATTCTGATCTCTTATCTGGATGATGAATCTTCACTGCCGGTATGTTTTCTTGAAAATCATGAGGATACCTTAATTGTCTATACACCTGCGGTTCCAAAAAATTCGCTGATCCTGAATTATTTTAAGGACAATGGCTTTTCCCTAAAGAAACGCTCTGAAGTGCTGGGTATTATTAGTAAAGGCCAGTTTTGTATCGCTGTTGCCGGAACACATGGTAAAACCACAACTTCCTCTATGATTGCTCATATTTTGACGCATTCGGGATATGGTTGCACGGCTTTCCTTGGCGGTATTACTACGAATTATAACAGCAATTTTTTAATTGGCGAAAATAATGTAGTGGTTGTAGAGGCTGATGAATTTGACCGTTCCTTTTTAACGCTTCATCCGGACCTTTCAGTGATTACCTCGATGGATGCAGATCATTTAGATATTTATGGTGATGCAGCACATTTACATGAATCTTTTCATTTGTTTGCAGGACAATTAAAGGAGGGTGGTACTTTGTTTGTAAAAGCTGGCTTACCGATTAGCAATGGGGTTACCTATAGCTTGTGGGAAAATTCTGATGCTTATGGTTCCAATATTAGGGTGGTAGACCACAGTTTTGTATTTGATTACCATTGTGAGCTAGAGGAAATCAAAGACCTGCATTTGTTGCTTCCAGGTAAGCATAACGTAGAAAATGCTGTTGCTGCCATTAGTATTGCATTGAAACTAGGCATTGATACCACCAAAATTAAAGATGCAGTTGCCAGCTTTACGGGTGTAAAACGCAGATTTGAATACATAGTGAATACGCCGGGGCATATCTATATAGATGATTATGCGCACCACCCGGAGGAATTGAGGGCTTGCTTTGATGCCGTGAGACAATTGTATCCGGACAAAAAATTGACGGTGATCTTTCAGCCACATTTGTTTACCCGCACCCGTGATTTTGCAGATGGTTTTGCAGAGGTGTTGAGTTCTGTTGATGAGCTGATTTTGCTGGAGATTTATCCTGCAAGGGAAATACCTATTGAAGGTGTAAATTCGGCGCTGTTGCTGGATAAGATGACACTAGGTAATAAGCAGATTTTAACAAAGGGTGCAGCGTTGGAAAAAATTAAAACAGAAAGGCCTGAGCTGCTGGTAACAGTAGGTGCGGGTGATATTGATACTTTGATACCACAACTTAAAGCAACCTTGAGCCATGATTAA
- the ftsZ gene encoding cell division protein FtsZ — translation MQFEMLKDKSSIIKVIGVGGGGGNAVNHMYRQGITGVDFIICNTDAQALEFSPIPNKVQLGASLTEGMGAGSIPEVGKNSAIENIDDIKQMLGSTTKMLFITAGMGGGTGTGASPIIAQAAKELDILTVAIITTPFSFEGKRRKMQAEDGLDELKKYVDSYLVISNDRLREIFGNLTLGSAFSQADDILTTAAKGIAEIITVPGYINVDFKDVRTVMKDSGVSIMGSFACDGEDRAINAVEGALASPLLKDNEIEGARYILLNISSGLREVTMDEVSIITDYIQEKAGLSADLIWGNCIDESLEDKLSVTIIATGFQTTEQRANERKNVKKISLLTPEEAPMVKPVEPVNSFIAPKPPVPATEPVMKAKEKQSDLFGDLFNGSRSRKTEEPENIIVRHTLVEEEVQMPELQQEPSADFELKVSETEYVFETPVTDFVNMPEEGPREERVVASISQEFEERPERREHLEVVEPGLDDDKNDESIEDQLRKSKERILRLKDLSMKLRTTNGLQELENEPAYKRKQMQLQQVQHSSESQVSRFTLSNDEDGSTEIRPNNSFLHDNVD, via the coding sequence ATGCAGTTCGAAATGTTAAAAGATAAGTCATCAATCATCAAAGTAATTGGTGTTGGTGGCGGTGGAGGTAATGCGGTAAACCATATGTACCGTCAAGGAATAACCGGTGTAGACTTTATTATTTGTAATACAGATGCACAGGCATTGGAGTTTAGCCCTATTCCAAATAAAGTGCAACTTGGCGCGAGTTTAACGGAAGGTATGGGTGCAGGCTCAATTCCTGAGGTTGGTAAAAACTCGGCAATAGAAAATATAGATGACATCAAACAGATGTTGGGTAGCACAACTAAAATGCTGTTCATCACTGCTGGTATGGGTGGTGGTACCGGAACAGGTGCCAGTCCAATTATTGCGCAGGCTGCTAAAGAACTGGATATTTTAACTGTGGCAATCATTACTACCCCTTTCTCTTTTGAAGGAAAGCGCAGAAAGATGCAGGCTGAAGACGGGTTAGATGAGCTGAAAAAATATGTAGATTCATACCTGGTTATTTCTAATGACAGGTTGCGTGAGATTTTTGGTAACCTGACATTGGGTTCCGCTTTTTCTCAGGCAGATGATATCTTAACTACTGCGGCCAAAGGAATTGCTGAGATCATTACCGTGCCAGGTTATATAAACGTGGATTTTAAGGATGTGCGCACTGTAATGAAGGACAGTGGTGTTTCTATTATGGGTAGTTTTGCTTGTGATGGTGAAGACCGTGCCATTAACGCCGTTGAAGGTGCATTGGCTTCGCCATTGTTAAAGGATAATGAAATTGAAGGTGCTCGTTATATATTATTGAACATTAGTTCTGGTTTACGTGAAGTAACCATGGATGAAGTGAGTATCATTACAGATTATATTCAGGAAAAAGCCGGTCTTTCTGCCGATTTAATTTGGGGTAATTGTATTGATGAGAGCCTTGAGGATAAATTATCGGTAACGATTATTGCTACGGGTTTCCAAACTACAGAGCAACGTGCCAATGAGCGTAAAAATGTAAAGAAGATTTCTTTGTTAACTCCGGAAGAGGCACCAATGGTTAAACCTGTTGAGCCTGTAAATTCTTTTATTGCGCCTAAACCTCCAGTTCCGGCAACAGAACCGGTAATGAAAGCGAAAGAGAAGCAATCTGATCTTTTCGGTGACTTATTTAATGGCAGCAGATCAAGAAAAACAGAAGAACCGGAAAATATTATTGTTAGACATACTCTGGTAGAAGAAGAGGTTCAAATGCCTGAGTTGCAACAAGAGCCATCTGCTGATTTTGAATTGAAGGTTTCTGAAACTGAGTATGTGTTTGAAACTCCGGTAACGGATTTTGTAAACATGCCAGAGGAAGGGCCGAGAGAAGAACGTGTTGTAGCTTCGATAAGCCAGGAGTTTGAAGAACGTCCTGAGCGCAGGGAGCATCTTGAAGTTGTTGAGCCAGGATTGGATGACGATAAAAATGACGAATCTATAGAAGATCAGCTTAGAAAATCTAAGGAGCGTATTTTAAGGTTAAAAGACCTTAGTATGAAACTGCGTACAACCAATGGCTTACAGGAGCTGGAAAATGAACCAGCTTATAAACGTAAACAAATGCAGTTGCAACAGGTTCAGCACTCTTCGGAATCTCAGGTTTCAAGATTTACATTGAGTAATGACGAAGATGGCTCTACCGAGATTAGACCAAACAATTCATTTTTGCATGATAACGTTGATTAG
- the murD gene encoding UDP-N-acetylmuramoyl-L-alanine--D-glutamate ligase encodes MEKKRIAILGAGESGVGAAILARKQGFDVFVSDFGAIADRYKNTLDELGVTYEEKQHTAEEILVAVEVIKSPGIPDTAPIIVALKKKNIPVISEIEFAKRYTSAKTICITGSNGKTTTTMLTYHILKKAGLNVGLAGNIGHSFAAQVATENFDWYVLEISSFMLDDMFEFRADIAVLLNITPDHLDRYDYKMSNYAASKMRVAQNQTQAQYFIYCADDEETLKALKTTTINATMYPFSIRKKVEKGAYLEGNTIHININQEEQLTMSISELALQGKHNTYNSMASGIVARVLDIRNETIREGMGDIKNIEHRLEFVAKISGVDYINDSKATNVNSTWYALESVPAKVVLILGGVDKGNDYDMLRSLVKSKVKAIVCLGKDTKRIHDAFEDDVEVIVNTFSMHEAVQLSYHLAKKGDTVLLSPACASFDLFKNYEDRGNQFKAAVKEL; translated from the coding sequence ATGGAAAAGAAAAGAATTGCAATTTTAGGCGCCGGAGAGAGCGGAGTAGGAGCGGCAATACTTGCCAGGAAGCAGGGATTTGATGTTTTTGTATCTGATTTTGGTGCCATAGCAGACCGATATAAGAATACACTTGATGAATTAGGTGTGACCTATGAGGAGAAGCAGCATACCGCTGAAGAGATTCTGGTTGCTGTTGAAGTGATTAAAAGTCCGGGGATACCTGATACCGCGCCCATTATTGTAGCGCTGAAAAAGAAAAATATCCCGGTCATCTCGGAAATTGAGTTTGCGAAACGCTATACTTCTGCCAAAACCATCTGTATTACAGGTTCTAATGGTAAGACTACGACTACAATGCTAACCTATCATATTTTAAAAAAGGCAGGTCTCAATGTTGGGCTTGCCGGAAATATAGGTCATAGTTTCGCTGCGCAGGTGGCGACGGAAAATTTCGATTGGTATGTACTGGAAATTTCCAGTTTTATGTTGGATGATATGTTTGAATTCAGGGCCGATATTGCGGTTCTACTGAACATTACTCCAGATCATTTGGACCGTTATGACTATAAAATGAGCAACTATGCCGCTTCAAAAATGCGTGTAGCTCAGAACCAAACGCAGGCACAATATTTTATCTACTGTGCCGACGATGAAGAAACGTTAAAAGCACTCAAAACCACAACTATAAATGCCACCATGTACCCATTTTCTATTCGTAAGAAAGTAGAGAAAGGTGCGTATCTGGAAGGAAATACTATTCACATTAATATAAACCAGGAGGAGCAACTGACCATGTCCATATCTGAACTAGCCTTACAAGGCAAACACAACACCTATAATTCAATGGCCTCGGGAATAGTTGCCAGGGTATTGGATATTCGTAATGAAACCATCCGCGAGGGAATGGGAGATATTAAAAATATTGAACACAGACTGGAGTTTGTGGCTAAAATTTCGGGTGTGGATTACATCAATGACTCTAAGGCCACGAATGTGAACTCTACCTGGTATGCACTGGAAAGTGTACCTGCAAAAGTAGTGTTGATTTTGGGTGGGGTGGATAAGGGAAATGATTACGACATGCTGAGGAGCCTGGTGAAATCTAAGGTTAAAGCTATTGTGTGCTTAGGGAAAGATACCAAAAGGATCCATGATGCTTTTGAGGATGATGTTGAGGTAATTGTAAATACTTTTTCGATGCATGAAGCCGTACAGCTCTCATATCACCTTGCAAAAAAGGGAGATACTGTATTGCTTTCTCCTGCATGTGCAAGTTTTGACTTGTTTAAAAATTACGAAGACCGCGGAAATCAATTTAAAGCGGCTGTTAAGGAGTTATAA
- a CDS encoding aminotransferase class I/II-fold pyridoxal phosphate-dependent enzyme, whose translation MDIFEKIAKHMGPLGQHQKWSHGYFSFPKLEGQIGPHMNFRGKEHLVWSLNNYLGLANHPEVRKADEQGAAEFGMAYPMGARMMSGNSKYHEQLEQELAAFVGKPDAFLLNYGYQGMVSIIDCLVDRNDVIVYDAESHACIIDGLRMHMGKRFVYQHNDIESARKQLERATKLTAQTGGGILLITEGVFGMSGAQGKLKEIVDLKSEFDFRILVDDAHGFGTMGPTGAGTHEAQGCMDGIDVYFGTFAKSMAGIGAFVASTEEIVNFLRYNMRSQTFAKALPMPMVVGLIKRLELLKNSPELRAKLWEIATALQNGLRERGFNLGVTDTMVTPVFLKGELLEATALTMDLRENYGIFCSIVVYPVIPKGLISLRLIPTAMHTLDDVQRTLDAFSDISKRLEAGQYKNVATATGE comes from the coding sequence TTGGATATTTTTGAAAAGATAGCAAAACATATGGGTCCTTTGGGCCAGCATCAAAAATGGTCACATGGATATTTCTCCTTTCCAAAATTAGAAGGGCAAATTGGGCCACATATGAATTTTCGTGGTAAAGAGCATCTGGTATGGAGTCTAAACAATTATCTGGGATTAGCTAATCACCCCGAAGTAAGGAAAGCCGATGAGCAGGGGGCTGCTGAATTTGGTATGGCTTATCCAATGGGAGCCAGAATGATGTCTGGAAATTCAAAATACCATGAACAATTAGAGCAGGAGCTGGCTGCCTTTGTTGGTAAACCTGATGCGTTTTTATTGAATTATGGATACCAGGGTATGGTTTCTATTATTGATTGTCTGGTAGATCGTAATGATGTAATTGTATACGATGCAGAATCTCATGCTTGTATTATTGATGGTTTAAGGATGCACATGGGTAAACGTTTTGTTTACCAGCATAATGATATTGAGAGCGCCCGTAAACAGCTGGAACGTGCTACTAAACTTACAGCCCAAACCGGTGGTGGTATCTTATTGATTACAGAGGGTGTATTCGGAATGTCTGGTGCGCAGGGTAAGTTAAAGGAAATTGTTGATTTAAAAAGTGAATTTGACTTCCGTATCCTAGTAGATGATGCGCATGGATTTGGTACTATGGGGCCAACTGGTGCGGGTACACATGAAGCGCAAGGTTGTATGGACGGTATCGATGTTTACTTTGGTACTTTTGCTAAGTCAATGGCTGGTATTGGTGCTTTTGTAGCTTCTACTGAGGAGATTGTGAACTTTTTGCGTTATAACATGCGTTCTCAAACTTTTGCAAAGGCTTTGCCAATGCCAATGGTTGTAGGTTTAATTAAACGTCTGGAATTGCTTAAAAACAGTCCGGAATTAAGGGCTAAACTGTGGGAGATTGCTACTGCCCTGCAAAACGGATTGCGTGAACGTGGGTTTAACCTTGGTGTTACAGATACTATGGTTACCCCTGTGTTTTTAAAAGGAGAGTTGCTGGAAGCTACGGCTTTGACAATGGATTTGAGAGAAAATTATGGTATATTCTGCTCTATTGTAGTTTATCCTGTAATTCCGAAAGGATTGATTTCTTTGAGGTTGATTCCTACAGCGATGCATACGCTTGACGATGTACAACGTACATTGGATGCTTTTAGTGATATTTCTAAGAGATTGGAAGCCGGACAGTACAAAAATGTTGCTACCGCGACAGGAGAGTAA
- the ftsA gene encoding cell division protein FtsA, whose translation MGKEKSIIQSPIVVGLDIGTTKICVIVGRRTQHGKIEVLGIGKAESAGVTRGVVSNIQKTVQGISQAVEIASGQSNVEIRVVNVGIAGQHIKSLQHRGILTRRDQINEISKKDIDKLIDDMFKLVMPPGEEIIHVLPQEFTIDNEPGVKDPIGMAGVRLEANFHIISGQVTAVKNIMRCVSNAGLQTQELILEPLASSESVLSDEEKEAGIALVDIGGGTTDIAIFHEGIIRHTAVIPFGGNSITEDIREGCSVMRNQAELLKTRFGSALAEENKENEIICVPGLRGREPKEISVKNLAYVIQARMEEIIEHVYYEIKSSGYEKKLIGGVVITGGGALLKHLSQLVEYVTGLDCRVGYPNEHLSKFEEMPKNIYDDLKSPMYATSVGLLIKGIQKAEELIEEMKQPGVYVETPAAIKEKAKRSGGGLFDKLLAKTKDFIKDDMNVSDEDYIKP comes from the coding sequence ATGGGCAAAGAAAAATCTATCATTCAATCTCCAATTGTAGTCGGACTAGACATCGGTACTACTAAAATCTGTGTGATCGTTGGTCGCAGAACACAGCATGGGAAGATTGAAGTACTAGGTATTGGAAAAGCGGAATCTGCAGGGGTAACCCGCGGGGTGGTTTCCAATATTCAAAAAACAGTACAAGGTATATCGCAAGCCGTAGAAATTGCGAGCGGACAATCGAATGTGGAGATCAGGGTAGTGAATGTGGGGATTGCCGGACAGCACATCAAGAGTTTACAGCACCGTGGAATATTAACGCGCAGAGATCAGATCAATGAAATCTCAAAGAAAGATATAGATAAGCTGATAGATGATATGTTCAAACTGGTTATGCCCCCGGGAGAAGAAATCATCCATGTATTGCCACAGGAATTTACGATCGATAATGAGCCGGGCGTAAAAGATCCTATTGGTATGGCTGGAGTGCGTTTAGAAGCTAATTTCCATATCATCTCGGGTCAGGTAACTGCGGTTAAAAACATTATGCGTTGTGTAAGCAATGCAGGTTTGCAAACGCAGGAATTGATATTAGAGCCATTGGCTTCTTCGGAATCGGTGTTGAGCGATGAAGAAAAAGAAGCGGGTATTGCTTTAGTAGATATAGGTGGGGGTACTACAGATATCGCTATTTTCCATGAAGGTATTATTCGCCATACTGCTGTAATTCCTTTTGGAGGTAATAGTATTACGGAAGACATCAGGGAAGGTTGTTCTGTAATGAGGAATCAGGCTGAGCTTTTAAAAACACGTTTTGGTTCTGCATTGGCTGAAGAAAATAAAGAAAATGAGATCATATGTGTACCGGGTTTACGCGGCAGGGAGCCTAAAGAAATTTCGGTTAAAAACCTGGCTTATGTGATTCAGGCTCGTATGGAAGAGATTATTGAGCATGTGTATTACGAAATCAAGTCTTCTGGTTATGAGAAAAAACTAATAGGTGGTGTAGTGATTACTGGTGGTGGTGCTTTATTGAAACACCTGTCTCAGCTGGTAGAATATGTAACGGGTTTAGACTGTCGTGTAGGTTATCCAAATGAGCATTTGTCTAAATTTGAAGAAATGCCTAAAAACATATACGACGATCTGAAAAGTCCGATGTATGCAACTAGTGTTGGTTTGCTGATTAAAGGAATCCAAAAGGCAGAAGAGCTGATTGAGGAAATGAAACAGCCCGGTGTTTATGTTGAAACACCTGCCGCAATTAAGGAAAAAGCAAAACGTAGCGGTGGTGGTTTATTTGATAAATTACTGGCAAAAACCAAAGATTTTATCAAAGATGATATGAATGTTAGCGATGAAGATTATATAAAGCCTTAA